A window of Nicotiana sylvestris chromosome 8, ASM39365v2, whole genome shotgun sequence genomic DNA:
TGCGGATTGGGCTGGATCCAAAATTGATAGAAGGTCTACTACCGGCTATTGTGTCTTTGTGGGTGGAAACCTGGTATCATGGAGAAGTAAGAAACAAAATGTTGTATCTCGATCCAGTGCAGAATCCGAATACAGGGCTATGACACAGACTACGTGTGAGGTTATGTGGATACATCACCTTACGGAAATTGGGATAAAGCATACTACACCAACAAAACTTTGGTGTGATAATCAAGCCGCTCTTCATATCGCCTCAAATTCGGTGTATCATGAAAGAACAAAACATATTGAAGTTGACTGTCACTTTATTCGTGAGAAGATTCAGAAAAACTTGATTTCTACTAGTTACATGAAGACAGGAGAGCAATTGGCTGATGTATTCACAAAGGCGTTAAATGGAACTCGAGTTAATTATCTTTGCAACAAGCTGGGCATGATTAATATCTATGCttcagcttgagggggagtgttaaagAATGAATGTAGACATAAAGAATGAATGTAGACAGATTACTTGTACTATACATAGATAGAATAAGTATTGAGATTTGATAGCAGATTTTTAGGATTTTCCTTTTACTTCTTTCCATAGTTAGGATCctatgtacatgtatatatatgtatcactTCATGGAATAAGATACCAACTTTGATTCTTCCATGCCTTGTTTGTCACAGGGCGAAATATACTCACATGAGCATGTTATCGCGACCTAAATCATATGCTCTTGCTGTGCTGCAACAGCTAAAAGGAGCATGTGTGACAGGAAGCAGCAGACAGAGTGAGGCCTAAATCCCTTTTTTGCATTCTTTGTGCATGCATTGGGATGGATTGCCCATGGCCGTACATAAATTTCAAATACTTGGGCAAGGAAAGGAAGCCAAGCTCAAGCCCCATTTGAGAAATGGTATTAACGGGTCCCCATACGGTCCTAGAAAAAAGGAAGTGGGAATACTAGTGTTAATAATACTCCTTACGTCCCAGTTTATGATACTTTTTGCAGCTCTAGATTCAAGCTATATGaattttgaacaatattttaaaTTGTAAATTTTTCATCATATTGACATGAGAAGTATTGCAATTTATAGtactttttatataatttttgaatatttaaattttaatataTTGAGTTGATCTAATTTAATTTAGCTTCGAAAATTAATCAAATTGACTTTCTAAAAGCATGAAGTGTCACATAAGTTGGAAAGAAGGGAGCCATAGACAGAGAGTTTTAGATTTGAATGCAGATGATTGCAGAAATGTACTTTAGAAGAGCAAGCTTTGGTTGGTcagagaagttttattttgtgtctcatacaacttatactagttgtatgaggctcctttttgtcgcacaaatttgtggaccccaattTTATATTTCTGGGTCCACAAAAATTTGGGTCCATAAAAATGTGAGACAAAAAAATTGCCTCATACAACTAATGTCAGTTGTACGAGACACAAAATGAAATTTTCCGGTTGGTCACATGGATTTTGGATACCCTATACAGAGGGCCTGACAGGTTGGACCATTGTCCAACGTCCATTCACCCGTCCTCTTCTCCAGATAAGGTGACATTTCCTGTGTTTCTACTTTCTTTGTCTTTCACATGGTCCTTATCTGCAGTTTACCTTCCTATTCTtctttatctctctctctctttctgtcttttttttttctcttttctttcgaGTTATTATTTTGCCCTTGCCTTTTATTGCTTTGGGCCTTTGGTGAACTCTGTATTTATCATATATTGTTTTTATCTGGGATCTTCAAGAACAAGGTAACCAACGTTGCTGGATGACATCCTTTTACGCTATAAAACATCTTTCTATTCTTTGAATAATAATGGTGTTCGGACCAACATGTGTTTTAATCAATGTTTTAAAAGACGGGGTGTGAAACAAGGCGTTTTATCTCTAACGAGGCAAGACATAAGCCCTAAGACATGGAGTGTAAGTCTCACggatctttaaattttactaatttcaagaattttaaaatagtataaaataaaaaataattataaaaattacattaaaatcacaaaattataacaaataatctatttaaaatatttataaattataattgaACTTTGAATAATACAAAAAGTATGATatatatcataatatgcaaattagacaagaggggttgctttgatggtaagcaacctccacttccaaccaagaggttgtgagttcgagtctcccaaaGAGCAAGGTGgtaagttcttggagggaaggatgccgggggtctatttggaaacagtctctctacccagggtaggggtaaggtctgcgtacacactacccttcctagaccccactaagtgggattatactgggttgttgttgttgttgtagctgCAATGTTGTTGcaactcaaacatcaaaagtaaCGTATTCGATGCGAAATCTTATATGTATCTCTTAAGGAGTAATGGATCTTGaatgaattttgatattataattttaatttttttaaagtaCTCCCTTTATTTAATATGTTTtctatttgaaagataatttttataaaaatataattcacaatttaaatatgattctctaccattatttatttttaagtttcaacaagttaataaagtgacaTATAATTCACTGTGCTATATCATGATAACTAAATATTTGTAAATAGTTACTAGCTAATACTGAGCTATAAATTAATAAGTGTTGTATCTCGTAaacgtaaaaataataatatttaggaaaataattataaaaaaattatgtaCTTAATAAAGACATAACcaaagttaataaataaatacttttaaatgaaagatttattttaaatttattatcaTAGAAGTCTTAACGGATAACgtgcaataatttttattttaattatgacataaatactctcaacttaatgatttatgattaagaaaaaagtaattttgaatagtccatgatttattaagaaaatttgaggatttacaagATTAGTTACACACAATTGCATAAAGTTCTATGAAGCTAGCCCAGTACGCTGGGCGTTAGGCGTGTCCGGGACGTAAGCACTGACGGTCGAGGCGTAAGTCTCACAGAACTAAGCCCCAAACATAAACCCATGGGCATTTTACGAGTGTTCCGCCCCAGGATGAGCCCCGGGCGATTCCCAATTCTGCCTTTTATAAAAGAGGTTTTAATATACTAAGTAGTCTGCTATAGTCCGCAAGCGCGGCTGGTGTAGGTAAATCTAATAGACTCATACTGAATGTTATATATACTGAATGTCACACCTTAGAGTAGGACAAGGGGTAATGACAACGTTGATATCAAAGTATGATTCAAGTATCATGGAGGACCCAAGTGAGCATTTCCCGTTTGCGCAAACTTCCAAATATTGATGATATCATTTCAAAATCTATTGTCCGAAAATGAGCTCCTAATTAATGAGTTGATTAACTAACATGTGTCATGTGCGGTAGATAGAATTCAGTCAACGATAGAAGCATTGAACAACAAATATGCATGCATCATGTATTCTATTTACGTAATAGTTAGGCTTTTCGTATGGCAGCTTTTCCTCTCCATTGTACCTACTATCAGATACACGTTCATAAAAACTATTGTAAAGTGGCATGACACATTAGAATAGTAATGAAACAAGAGCGTATATTAGACTTATACGCATCGTTGTGCTCACACATAATGTGGTATGTTTAGTTCGAAAATacaagtaacaattaaacttgtttgTGATTTTAACGatacgtgatttagttcaatactaattagTAACCAAGAAAGCAAACGTATAAATTAAAAAAGTAAGTTTAATCAAACTAGTGCTTAAGCAAGTCTTGACCTCGAGCTACGATGGCCTCAAGGTAGGTCAACAAGAACAGTAAAGTAAAGACAATAAAGTTAAGAGACAATTCTGATGAGTAATGAGCAAgaaagtaagagaatatattcttTTGCCAATGGTTGATGATCGTTACAAATGATTGAGGTCCCCTTTATAAGTTACATTTCCATTCTTAGTAAGGAATCTTATTAGGACAGctatctaaccgcctagtacaaatTCGTACAAATCTGTTCCGGAATTTTATGTCGTGATCTTGGGGATGTTGCGAGAATCTTGCTCTTTTTGTTACAAATCCATAATGGCATCATCTCGGGGTTGGTCATACTCGGCTTCGGTGCTCATCGCGTACTTCGATCCTCGAGCCTTGCACTCTTTCATCGAGTTCGAGCTTGGTCCATCAGGCTTGAACTCTATCCATCCTGAACTCAGGTTTAAAGTGACTCTTTGAGCCCGTTAAATCGGGCATACCTGATTTCGACCATATACATGGTATAATATTGGAGGTTGCATGTTATATTCTTAATTAGTTTTGGCGTTAGAATTGTAGTCTAATTCAGTTCTACATTTATTGAGTGTTGGACCTTAAATCTTATCATAGACAAACCTTGCACTCAGTCATTGGGCTCCAGCTTGGTCCATCGGGCTTGAACTCGATCCATCTTGAACTCGGGCTTGAAGAGACTCTTTGAGCCCGTAAAATCGGGCATAcctgatttcgaccgtatacagatagtcctcgcgtttcttagagtaagatgataagaaacgatttgatcCTAAATCCTCCGATGCCTCGATCATGATATCAAATTCTTGACGTCAGCAACTGAAGTGATTGAAAGGACGCGTCTGCATAGTTCCCTAGGCCATTAATTGAAGGTGCTGATGGTCGGCCATTGGCTTCCCCAAATGGTTAAAGCGGCCGCTACAAATAGGTGAATTTCACAACTTTTAGAATTtttacttctcaaatctttctcAAAACCTCACTAGCTTCTTCATCTTCCCTGAGTTCATCctttcttcaacttgttcttgctaCAACATCaacttcttctcttcttttgaatttctcaACAGTAATGGCCAAAACATCTAAAACCGTTCCTCAGAAAGAAAAAGCCTCCTCATCATCACGTCCGGCCGGTGGTAGAACGACGGTGCCACCTTGTATCGAGGAGTGCATTCTCGGGCCATGCGAATTATCTTCCGATTTCAAGATCGATAAGCCTGTGtcggtgttacaacccatattcacgtatgTTAGTTTATGCCGTAAGTTAGTCAATCTAAATCCAAGAAaagattatctttgagatgataagaagttaatcctattggtcttaaatgatacaaaggtgtataagggtggttaacaagtattagaagttaaaggaatcaaggatgttgtcagccgTATTTTCAAGTAAACATAGAGA
This region includes:
- the LOC138874586 gene encoding secreted RxLR effector protein 161-like is translated as MKDDGDPFNDPGRYKRLVGRLNYLTMTRPDIAFAVSVVSQFMSAPTVKHWAALEQILCYLKGAPGLGILYSNRGHSHIECFADADWAGSKIDRRSTTGYCVFVGGNLVSWRSKKQNVVSRSSAESEYRAMTQTTCEVMWIHHLTEIGIKHTTPTKLWCDNQAALHIASNSVYHERTKHIEVDCHFIREKIQKNLISTSYMKTGEQLADVFTKALNGTRVNYLCNKLGMINIYASA